A window of the Desulforapulum autotrophicum HRM2 genome harbors these coding sequences:
- the recD2 gene encoding SF1B family DNA helicase RecD2 — MDSATAAGVFKRTMIVLQGTLERITFRNEENHYTIAKIKTRETRDAVVVVGTMPGVNEGETLKLTGQWVAHPKYGDQFKVDRFEVTLPATVAGIRRYLGSGIIKGIGMAMAKRIVEQFEERSLEVIENEPERLREIPGIGKSKADLITRAWDKHHAVRKVMRFLQDHDVGIAHASAILKYYGTDSLNILKHNPYSVSKDVPEAGFEVADAIALKAGFKPDDPERIKACLLFLLCKKECDGHVFAEFEALNLGCESLTGAGREDVEKALGALADAGEVVVEQDQVYLKRLHMAEKGIAERIRAMLCVPINPVDLSDEAITMEVATRLAVKLSQEQIDVVKQVMAHRVVVITGGPGTGKTTLIRAVCAVLKKLRKTVTLAAPTGRAARRLSQVTDKKASTLHRLLLCDPDTGEFARNLSNPLDSDVVIVDEASMVDTMLMFNLLLAVPVNSSLILVGDIFQLPSVGPGNVLSDIIASKAVKTFSLTRIFRQAEQSPIVMNAHAIRNGEMPCLENSSDGLSEFYFIESASPERVVATIVELCSNRIKKAFPHVDEIQVLTPMHKGEAGTINLNQKLQQVLNKAAGGIEARGLTFKTGDKVMHLKNNYQKEVFNGDIGIVHEVVKSEGRLSVDYDGRVVDYDLLELDELTLAYAVSVHKSQGSEYSAVVIAMTVQHYPLLQRNLLYTAMTRGKNLVIVVGSRRSMEIALHNNRTDCRLSGLCRRLEMPEMDSRGVES, encoded by the coding sequence ATGGATTCTGCAACAGCAGCAGGGGTCTTTAAAAGAACCATGATCGTTCTCCAGGGAACCCTTGAGCGGATCACCTTTCGCAACGAGGAAAATCACTATACCATCGCAAAAATAAAGACCCGGGAGACCCGGGACGCCGTTGTGGTGGTGGGTACCATGCCCGGGGTCAATGAAGGAGAAACCCTTAAACTTACGGGGCAGTGGGTGGCCCATCCCAAGTATGGAGATCAGTTTAAGGTCGACCGGTTTGAGGTTACACTCCCTGCAACCGTCGCAGGCATCAGACGCTATCTGGGCTCCGGGATCATCAAGGGCATTGGCATGGCCATGGCCAAACGGATTGTAGAGCAGTTTGAGGAACGTTCCCTTGAGGTCATTGAAAACGAGCCCGAACGACTCAGGGAAATTCCAGGGATTGGAAAATCAAAGGCCGACCTGATCACCAGGGCCTGGGACAAGCACCACGCCGTCAGAAAGGTGATGCGTTTTCTCCAGGACCATGACGTGGGAATTGCCCATGCATCGGCCATTCTGAAATACTATGGCACCGACAGCCTCAATATCCTCAAGCATAACCCCTACTCCGTATCAAAGGACGTTCCTGAGGCAGGTTTTGAGGTGGCGGACGCCATTGCCCTTAAGGCCGGTTTTAAACCGGATGATCCTGAACGGATCAAGGCCTGCCTCTTGTTTCTCCTGTGCAAAAAAGAGTGCGACGGCCACGTGTTTGCAGAATTTGAGGCATTGAATCTGGGCTGTGAGTCACTCACCGGGGCAGGCAGGGAAGATGTTGAAAAGGCCCTGGGGGCCCTGGCCGATGCCGGCGAGGTTGTTGTGGAACAGGATCAGGTTTATCTCAAGCGACTCCACATGGCGGAAAAGGGAATTGCTGAAAGGATACGGGCAATGCTTTGTGTGCCCATTAATCCTGTTGACCTTTCCGACGAAGCCATCACCATGGAGGTGGCCACAAGGCTTGCTGTAAAGCTTTCCCAGGAGCAGATTGATGTAGTAAAACAGGTGATGGCCCACCGGGTGGTGGTCATAACGGGTGGGCCGGGAACGGGAAAGACCACCCTGATCCGGGCTGTTTGTGCTGTTTTGAAAAAACTTCGCAAAACCGTGACCCTTGCCGCTCCCACGGGCAGGGCCGCAAGAAGGCTCTCCCAGGTGACAGATAAAAAGGCATCCACCCTCCATCGCCTGCTGCTGTGTGATCCCGACACCGGGGAGTTTGCAAGGAATCTGTCCAACCCCCTTGATTCGGACGTGGTCATCGTTGATGAGGCATCCATGGTGGACACCATGCTCATGTTTAATCTTCTTCTGGCCGTGCCTGTAAATTCAAGTCTTATTCTGGTGGGGGATATATTTCAGCTTCCTTCGGTGGGGCCGGGCAATGTGCTCTCCGACATCATTGCATCCAAGGCGGTCAAGACCTTCAGCCTGACCCGGATTTTCAGGCAGGCGGAACAGAGCCCCATTGTCATGAACGCCCACGCCATCCGGAACGGTGAAATGCCCTGCCTTGAGAACAGCTCAGACGGGCTGTCAGAGTTTTATTTCATCGAGAGCGCCTCGCCGGAACGGGTGGTGGCAACCATTGTGGAGCTGTGCAGCAACCGCATCAAAAAGGCCTTTCCCCATGTGGACGAAATCCAGGTGCTGACCCCCATGCACAAGGGCGAGGCTGGAACCATCAATCTCAACCAGAAGCTGCAGCAGGTGCTCAACAAGGCTGCCGGCGGCATTGAGGCAAGGGGATTGACCTTCAAGACCGGCGATAAGGTGATGCACCTGAAGAACAACTACCAGAAAGAGGTGTTCAACGGCGATATCGGCATTGTCCACGAGGTGGTGAAATCAGAGGGAAGGTTGTCCGTGGACTATGACGGACGGGTGGTGGACTATGACCTGCTCGAGCTTGATGAGCTGACCCTTGCCTATGCCGTGTCGGTCCACAAATCCCAGGGGTCGGAATACTCGGCCGTGGTCATTGCCATGACGGTTCAGCACTATCCCCTTCTCCAGAGAAATCTGCTGTACACGGCCATGACCCGGGGGAAAAATCTTGTCATTGTGGTGGGATCAAGAAGATCCATGGAGATTGCCCTGCACAACAACCGCACCGATTGCAGGCTTTCCGGACTCTGCAGACGGCTGGAAATGCCGGAGATGGATTCACGTGGGGTTGAATCTTGA
- the gmhB gene encoding D-glycero-beta-D-manno-heptose 1,7-bisphosphate 7-phosphatase: MVSQKLTIFLDRDGVINVDSPLYIKTPREFRFISGSAEAVALLSQKGFHIIVITNQSMINRGISNRENLDAIFATMKAGIREKGGEIRDIFYCPHAPEEGCSCRKPGPGLIDLACKKYAIDPQASFMVGDSAKDMECAHNAGVGKAVLVLTGNGRKALKSLEAKQIKPDFIALDLMDAARWILQQQQGSLKEP, translated from the coding sequence ATGGTTTCCCAAAAATTGACCATATTCCTGGACCGGGACGGTGTCATCAATGTTGATTCTCCTTTGTACATTAAAACGCCCCGGGAGTTCCGGTTTATTTCCGGCAGTGCCGAGGCCGTGGCCCTTCTTTCCCAAAAGGGCTTTCACATCATTGTCATAACCAACCAGTCCATGATCAACCGTGGAATTTCCAACCGGGAAAACCTTGATGCCATCTTTGCAACCATGAAAGCCGGTATCCGGGAAAAGGGCGGTGAGATTCGTGACATTTTTTACTGCCCCCATGCCCCTGAAGAGGGGTGTTCATGTAGAAAACCAGGACCCGGGCTGATCGATCTTGCGTGCAAAAAATACGCGATCGATCCCCAGGCGTCGTTCATGGTCGGAGATTCAGCCAAGGACATGGAGTGTGCCCATAATGCAGGGGTTGGAAAAGCCGTTCTTGTGCTGACCGGCAACGGTCGAAAAGCCCTTAAAAGCCTTGAAGCGAAACAAATAAAACCCGATTTCATTGCCCTGGATCTCATGGATGCTGCCCGATGGATTCTGCAACAGCAGCAGGGGTCTTTAAAAGAACCATGA
- a CDS encoding septal ring lytic transglycosylase RlpA family protein, whose product MEKACRLAVFVLLMFVVVIAGSGCATHEPAGGSYPGPEKPSGTPSGKVPAHSKPYKIDGKTYRPIVSSKGFLQTGKASWYGKKFHGRKTANGEIYDMYAMTAAHKTLPLGTWVRVENLSNQKSVIVRVNDRGPFVTGRIIDLSYTAAEKIGVVGPGTAPVKVTALGRASEDPNLAKGPVTFTPVNYIDGNFTVQVGAFKDITNANRLKTKLEQRYANAHIVTYSDYRGVFYRVRVGKYTTLESAEDFEDQMLREGASNAFAVAE is encoded by the coding sequence ATGGAAAAAGCATGCAGGCTTGCCGTATTTGTTTTGTTGATGTTTGTGGTCGTTATTGCTGGATCAGGATGCGCCACCCATGAACCTGCGGGCGGTTCATATCCCGGGCCGGAAAAACCTTCCGGCACCCCGTCGGGCAAGGTTCCTGCCCATTCAAAACCCTATAAAATAGACGGTAAAACCTACCGGCCCATTGTCAGTTCAAAGGGGTTTTTACAGACGGGCAAGGCTTCCTGGTACGGTAAAAAATTCCACGGCAGAAAAACCGCCAACGGCGAAATTTACGACATGTATGCCATGACAGCGGCCCACAAGACCCTTCCCCTGGGCACCTGGGTCCGGGTTGAAAACCTTTCCAATCAGAAAAGTGTCATTGTAAGGGTCAACGACCGGGGACCCTTTGTTACGGGTAGAATCATTGATCTGTCCTATACTGCGGCAGAAAAAATCGGAGTTGTGGGACCGGGAACCGCCCCTGTAAAGGTCACGGCCCTTGGACGGGCAAGCGAGGACCCCAACCTTGCCAAGGGTCCGGTAACCTTTACCCCTGTGAATTACATCGACGGCAATTTCACCGTCCAGGTGGGTGCGTTCAAGGACATCACCAACGCCAACCGGCTTAAGACAAAACTTGAACAACGTTACGCCAATGCCCACATCGTCACGTACAGCGATTACCGGGGGGTGTTCTACCGTGTCCGGGTTGGCAAATATACCACCCTTGAAAGTGCCGAAGACTTTGAAGATCAAATGCTTCGGGAAGGTGCTTCAAATGCCTTTGCCGTGGCTGAATAG
- the lon gene encoding endopeptidase La — protein sequence MNQLNDSVDIGPDHIPEILPILPIVDTNLFPKMVIPLVLMQEEAIALIDETMAGSRILGLLLSRRSDINSRHSVKDLHRIGTVAMILKMAKLEDNKAQLLIQGISRFKVAEYVEGKSYMQAKVSVLESRNIIRDKETRALMSNIVEQYEKIVALSPGLPAEIGGMVKSIQEPDVLADMVASTINAPIIDKQSILEILDVKKRLKKVTRLVNDQLEILEMGSKIQTQVKEDMDKRQREYYLRQQLKAIREELGETDNERVEIEEYRGKITANGLPEAAVKEADRELQRLSRMHPSSSEYIVASTYLDWLTTLPWQKKSRDRLDIAEARNVLNQDHYGLEKPKKRILEYLAVRKLKKDSKGPILCFAGPPGTGKTSLGKSIARALGRKFVRIALGGMRDEAEIRGHRRTYVGALPGRIIQEIRRAGTNNPVFMLDEIDKVNSSYHGDPSSALLEVLDPEQNFSFTDNYMDVPFDLSDVIFLTTANVLHTIPAPLRDRMEVLELSGYTEDEKLKIATRYLIPRQRTANGLTRSNINITQGAVKEIIFGYTREAGLRNLEREIGSICRGVAARVAESEVESEVEMVKVGKKDLHGYLGPVRYKPENGNEIMVPGVVVGLAWTPTGGEILFVEATAMKGSKGLTLTGQLGEVMKESATTAMSFIRSNAATLNIAEDFFETHDIHIHVPAGAIPKDGPSAGVTMLTALISLITGKPVKKGLAMTGEITLRGEVLPVGGIKDKVIAAHRAGIRTLIIPKWNEKDLEDIPDKVKEKIKFNFTDKMHDVIKRALN from the coding sequence ATGAACCAACTTAACGATTCCGTCGATATAGGCCCTGATCACATCCCTGAAATTCTTCCTATTCTTCCCATTGTGGATACCAATCTTTTTCCAAAAATGGTTATTCCCCTGGTTCTCATGCAGGAGGAGGCCATAGCGCTCATTGATGAAACCATGGCAGGCTCCAGGATCCTGGGGTTACTGCTTTCCCGACGTTCGGATATTAATTCCCGCCATTCCGTAAAAGATCTCCACAGAATAGGAACGGTTGCCATGATTCTCAAGATGGCAAAATTGGAGGACAACAAGGCCCAGCTTTTGATCCAGGGGATCAGCAGGTTTAAGGTGGCCGAGTATGTTGAGGGAAAGTCCTATATGCAGGCAAAGGTGAGTGTGCTTGAAAGCCGTAACATCATACGGGACAAGGAAACCCGGGCATTGATGTCCAATATTGTCGAGCAGTACGAGAAAATTGTTGCCCTTTCTCCGGGACTACCCGCCGAGATCGGGGGTATGGTTAAATCCATACAGGAACCCGATGTCCTGGCCGACATGGTTGCTTCAACCATAAATGCACCCATCATTGATAAGCAGTCTATTCTAGAAATTCTGGACGTAAAAAAACGGCTGAAAAAGGTGACCCGGCTCGTCAATGACCAGCTTGAAATTCTTGAAATGGGATCAAAGATTCAGACCCAGGTGAAAGAAGATATGGACAAGCGCCAGCGGGAATATTATCTTCGCCAGCAGCTCAAGGCCATCCGGGAAGAGTTGGGAGAGACGGACAATGAACGGGTCGAGATTGAAGAGTATCGGGGCAAGATAACCGCCAATGGTCTTCCGGAAGCAGCCGTGAAAGAGGCGGACCGTGAGTTACAGCGCCTTTCACGGATGCACCCCTCATCGTCGGAATATATTGTGGCTTCAACCTATCTTGACTGGCTCACAACCCTTCCCTGGCAGAAGAAATCCAGGGACAGGCTGGATATAGCCGAGGCAAGAAATGTTCTTAACCAGGATCACTACGGCCTTGAAAAACCCAAGAAACGAATCCTGGAATACCTGGCCGTCCGGAAACTCAAAAAAGACAGCAAGGGTCCCATCCTCTGTTTTGCAGGACCGCCGGGAACAGGTAAGACCTCCCTGGGAAAATCCATTGCCCGGGCCCTTGGCAGGAAATTTGTCAGGATCGCCCTGGGCGGCATGCGGGACGAGGCTGAGATCAGAGGCCACAGGCGAACCTATGTGGGTGCCCTTCCTGGAAGAATCATCCAGGAGATACGACGGGCCGGAACAAACAATCCGGTTTTCATGCTCGACGAGATAGACAAGGTGAATTCCTCCTACCACGGCGATCCTTCGTCCGCCCTTCTGGAAGTACTGGATCCTGAGCAGAACTTTTCCTTTACTGACAATTATATGGACGTGCCCTTTGACCTTTCCGATGTAATTTTTCTGACCACGGCCAATGTACTTCACACCATACCCGCCCCCCTGCGGGATCGCATGGAGGTGCTGGAACTGTCTGGTTATACCGAAGACGAGAAGCTGAAAATTGCCACCCGTTACCTGATTCCAAGGCAGCGGACAGCCAATGGGCTTACCCGGTCAAACATCAACATTACCCAGGGAGCCGTCAAGGAGATCATATTCGGCTACACCAGGGAAGCGGGTCTCAGAAACCTTGAACGGGAGATCGGTTCTATCTGCCGTGGGGTTGCAGCAAGGGTGGCTGAAAGTGAGGTTGAAAGTGAAGTTGAAATGGTCAAGGTCGGGAAAAAGGACCTCCACGGCTATCTTGGCCCGGTGAGATACAAGCCGGAAAACGGTAATGAAATCATGGTTCCCGGAGTGGTGGTTGGCCTTGCCTGGACCCCCACGGGTGGTGAAATCCTCTTTGTGGAGGCAACGGCCATGAAGGGTTCCAAGGGCCTGACCCTCACGGGTCAGCTTGGGGAGGTGATGAAGGAATCGGCAACCACGGCCATGAGTTTTATCCGGTCTAATGCGGCAACACTCAACATTGCTGAAGATTTTTTTGAAACCCATGATATCCATATCCACGTGCCAGCGGGTGCCATCCCCAAGGATGGACCGTCTGCCGGGGTGACCATGCTGACAGCCTTAATTTCGCTCATTACCGGGAAACCCGTTAAAAAGGGGCTTGCCATGACCGGAGAGATCACCCTGAGGGGGGAGGTGCTTCCCGTTGGTGGCATCAAGGACAAGGTGATTGCGGCCCACAGGGCCGGTATACGGACATTGATTATTCCGAAATGGAATGAAAAGGATCTTGAAGATATTCCAGACAAGGTCAAGGAAAAAATTAAATTTAACTTTACGGACAAGATGCATGACGTCATAAAAAGGGCCCTGAATTGA
- a CDS encoding Hsp20/alpha crystallin family protein yields the protein MMEKIKIQFGDNFERQCKLEKPLDEMFHSMNPMFCLSQRIWKPQMDIYETQKDIIIHAEIAGVEKDDINIEVNSKAVKIAGVRSIKPPGESANYRLAEIQFGRFERVLYLPNIIDIEKVSACFFNGFLEIKLAKFPMDRSQRIKLSYR from the coding sequence ATGATGGAAAAAATTAAAATTCAGTTTGGCGACAATTTTGAAAGACAATGTAAATTAGAAAAACCCCTTGACGAGATGTTTCATTCCATGAATCCCATGTTCTGTCTTTCCCAGCGGATATGGAAACCCCAGATGGATATTTATGAAACACAGAAGGATATCATTATCCATGCTGAGATTGCCGGTGTTGAAAAGGATGATATAAATATAGAGGTCAACTCCAAAGCCGTTAAGATTGCCGGCGTAAGGTCCATTAAACCCCCGGGAGAATCTGCCAATTACAGGCTTGCAGAAATACAGTTCGGCAGGTTTGAAAGGGTTCTTTATCTACCTAATATTATTGATATTGAAAAAGTGTCCGCCTGTTTTTTTAACGGGTTTCTTGAAATCAAGCTTGCAAAATTTCCCATGGACAGGTCCCAGAGGATAAAGCTCTCCTACAGATGA
- a CDS encoding MFS transporter, protein MEQDNGILGILAPAFLSRSIINTANRFIYPFAPVISRGIGVPLTAVTSVIALNQATNLLGLFVSPLADKTGYRRMMVTGLLALAAGMLMAGTFPFYYTLVIAMFLSGLCKSIFDPAIQAYVSKRVSYKRRGMVVGILEISWSVATLLGIPGIGILINYFGWRSPFFALAGGAVISLALILNYVKDDFKQGSGAAKTKAHFLEGVRHLLKIKRARGAIGVGFCMGFANDNLFVIYGAWLESAFDLSVVALGMGTGVIGVAELMGSSFTAAFSDRIGIKLSVAWGITFCSVAYLLIPLAGGSLTFALAALFVVFLFYEQSIVAFISLCTELVPGSRATMISLLLASSGLGRVMGAFSGGLVWQHFGMGTVCLASTVSTLMALVFLIWGTRGWAPE, encoded by the coding sequence ATGGAACAAGATAACGGTATTCTTGGGATACTTGCACCGGCATTTTTGTCAAGATCGATTATTAACACCGCCAACAGGTTTATCTATCCCTTTGCACCGGTGATCAGCCGGGGGATCGGGGTGCCCCTTACTGCCGTTACATCTGTAATTGCCCTGAACCAGGCGACCAATTTGCTGGGGCTCTTTGTCTCTCCCCTTGCGGATAAAACCGGTTATCGGCGAATGATGGTGACGGGTCTTCTGGCCCTGGCAGCGGGCATGCTTATGGCCGGCACCTTTCCCTTTTACTACACCCTTGTCATTGCCATGTTTTTGAGCGGGTTGTGCAAGAGTATATTTGACCCTGCAATCCAGGCCTATGTAAGCAAAAGGGTCTCCTATAAGCGCCGTGGAATGGTGGTGGGCATCCTTGAAATCAGCTGGTCTGTGGCTACCCTTCTGGGAATTCCCGGAATCGGCATCCTGATCAACTATTTTGGATGGAGATCCCCTTTTTTTGCCCTTGCTGGGGGGGCTGTTATTTCCCTTGCGCTTATTTTAAACTATGTCAAGGATGACTTTAAGCAGGGATCAGGAGCTGCAAAGACAAAGGCTCATTTTTTGGAAGGGGTCAGACATCTTCTGAAAATAAAAAGGGCCCGTGGTGCAATCGGAGTTGGATTCTGTATGGGTTTTGCCAATGATAATCTTTTTGTTATTTATGGTGCCTGGCTTGAAAGCGCCTTTGATTTAAGTGTGGTGGCCCTGGGTATGGGGACGGGTGTAATCGGGGTTGCCGAACTCATGGGTTCAAGCTTTACTGCCGCTTTTTCAGATAGAATCGGTATAAAATTATCGGTTGCCTGGGGTATAACCTTCTGTTCTGTGGCCTACCTTTTAATTCCCCTGGCCGGGGGGTCCCTGACGTTTGCCCTGGCCGCCCTGTTTGTTGTTTTTCTTTTTTATGAACAGTCTATTGTGGCGTTTATTTCCCTGTGTACGGAGCTTGTACCCGGTTCAAGGGCAACCATGATTTCCCTGCTGCTGGCCTCGTCTGGCCTTGGCAGGGTGATGGGCGCCTTTTCAGGAGGGTTAGTGTGGCAGCATTTTGGAATGGGAACCGTTTGCCTGGCATCCACCGTTTCAACCCTTATGGCCCTTGTCTTTTTGATCTGGGGAACCCGGGGGTGGGCGCCGGAATAG